One Mesomycoplasma molare genomic window carries:
- the der gene encoding ribosome biogenesis GTPase Der: MSSKVVAIVGKPNVGKSTLFNKLIGKRVSIVYDEPGVTRDRIYEKVQWAGKEFKIIDTGGIEVEEKIFQDQIRIQAQIAIEEAEIILLILDGRNEIDKDDFFVVNLLRKSGKKIIVACNKLEDNKEFDYSIYKLGFEKYFPISAMHSEGVGDLLDEVVSNFSNDNENSNDHFKLSIIGKPNAGKSSLLNSLLKENRSIVSPIAGTTRDSISSFFQIDNLDFEIIDTAGITRKSKLVESVDHYALMRAMNSLAESDLSLIVIDATKEISHFDSRLAGYAFEENKPIILVVNKWDLVQKETNTMVEFEKNLRKNYKFLDWASVIFISALFGNRLDKLKEEILSVRTNLQRKIPAHLLNEVMMEIHQSQPAPSLKGKRLEISFIKQVEGKIPTFLLFVNNKNYAHFTYMRYLENQLRKYFDFRGTPIKLILKNKNEAK, encoded by the coding sequence ATGAGTAGTAAGGTAGTGGCTATTGTTGGTAAACCTAATGTTGGTAAATCAACATTATTTAACAAATTAATTGGTAAAAGAGTTTCTATAGTTTATGATGAACCAGGAGTTACTAGAGATAGAATATACGAAAAAGTTCAATGAGCAGGAAAAGAATTTAAAATAATCGATACAGGCGGAATAGAAGTTGAAGAAAAAATATTTCAAGATCAAATTAGGATTCAAGCTCAAATTGCTATCGAAGAAGCTGAAATAATTTTACTTATATTAGATGGAAGAAACGAAATAGATAAAGATGATTTTTTTGTAGTTAACCTATTAAGAAAATCAGGAAAAAAAATAATAGTTGCATGCAATAAGTTAGAAGATAATAAAGAATTTGATTATTCTATTTATAAATTAGGATTTGAAAAGTACTTTCCAATTTCTGCTATGCATAGTGAAGGAGTTGGGGATTTATTAGATGAAGTGGTGTCTAATTTCAGTAATGATAACGAAAACTCTAATGACCATTTTAAACTTTCAATAATTGGTAAACCAAATGCCGGAAAGTCTTCTTTACTAAATTCTTTATTAAAAGAAAACAGATCTATAGTTTCGCCAATAGCTGGAACCACAAGAGATTCTATTTCTTCTTTTTTTCAGATTGATAATTTAGACTTTGAAATTATAGATACAGCAGGAATTACTAGAAAATCTAAATTAGTAGAATCTGTAGATCATTATGCACTTATGAGGGCTATGAATTCCTTAGCAGAAAGTGATTTATCGTTAATTGTCATAGATGCAACCAAAGAAATTTCGCACTTTGATTCTAGACTTGCAGGATATGCCTTTGAAGAAAATAAACCAATAATATTGGTTGTAAATAAATGAGATTTAGTTCAAAAAGAAACTAATACAATGGTTGAATTTGAAAAGAATTTAAGAAAAAATTATAAGTTTTTAGATTGAGCTTCAGTAATATTTATATCAGCACTTTTTGGTAATAGATTAGATAAATTAAAAGAGGAAATATTATCTGTAAGAACAAATTTACAAAGAAAAATCCCAGCTCATCTTTTGAATGAAGTTATGATGGAGATTCATCAAAGTCAGCCCGCGCCTTCTTTAAAAGGTAAAAGATTAGAAATTTCATTTATAAAGCAAGTAGAAGGTAAAATTCCAACTTTCTTACTTTTTGTAAATAATAAAAATTATGCGCATTTTACTTACATGAGATATTTAGAAAATCAATTAAGAAAATATTTTGATTTTAGAGGTACTCCTATTAAATTAATTTTAAAAAATAAAAATGAGGCTAAATAA
- the cmk gene encoding (d)CMP kinase produces MKKINIAIDGPSGVGKSTVSELIAKKFNLKFINSGSLYRAISLFFFQKLGKEQFKQILDEKYVLDNWNIKQLFLDPFGNLFLDNVKIENKDLRKDEISWGASKIAKYKLIRSQIVSFLQDYSEKEKGVIMDGRDTTFVVLPNAELKIFLWASAEIRATRRMEQNQELGFKTNYEELLKEIEERDFQDMNRENDPLHKTDDAILIDSSNMNIQEVVNKISELILERINNE; encoded by the coding sequence ATGAAAAAAATAAATATAGCGATTGATGGACCTTCTGGAGTGGGTAAATCAACAGTTTCTGAACTTATTGCCAAAAAATTCAATTTAAAATTTATAAATAGCGGATCTCTTTATAGAGCAATTTCTTTATTTTTCTTTCAAAAATTAGGAAAAGAACAATTTAAGCAAATTTTAGATGAAAAATATGTTTTAGATAATTGGAATATTAAACAATTGTTTCTTGATCCCTTTGGAAACTTATTTTTAGATAATGTTAAAATAGAAAATAAAGATTTAAGAAAAGATGAAATATCTTGAGGAGCAAGTAAAATTGCTAAATATAAATTAATAAGAAGTCAAATTGTTTCATTTTTGCAAGATTATTCGGAAAAAGAAAAAGGTGTAATTATGGATGGCAGGGACACTACTTTTGTTGTTTTACCTAATGCGGAGCTAAAGATTTTTTTATGAGCATCAGCAGAAATTAGAGCAACAAGAAGAATGGAACAAAACCAGGAGTTAGGTTTTAAAACCAATTATGAAGAATTACTAAAAGAAATAGAAGAAAGAGATTTTCAGGATATGAATAGAGAAAACGACCCTCTTCATAAAACAGATGATGCAATATTGATAGATTCTTCTAATATGAATATTCAAGAAGTAGTAAATAAAATTTCTGAGCTTATTTTAGAAAGGATTAATAATGAGTAG
- a CDS encoding ATP-binding protein: MNKENNIFAQNAKVEKTFLNREVDKIIDEIKSSDKVQKLIEKYNVTEQEIITKLDLFIQVLENESLENDKDFEISFKRDEDGEIKRIFTSSLKRKRNIYKENFWLTNISVVDIEKDLKDLMRDNSIKNSDINKRYIDLVKMYKKNNLGFFLYGNNGVGKSTFLKSSAVTYAKEGFSVAFINIPIFQQHLMDKISEKKLNLSEIIEKLKKVDVLYLDDLGLEKKSDWFRDTVLLQVLENRYFNKKKTFFSSYFSINQLEEVYLAIIENEHKKAKNNLSEIEKLKISKFINRIKSLSVEYEIKGEKISI, from the coding sequence ATGAATAAAGAAAATAATATTTTTGCTCAAAATGCAAAAGTTGAAAAAACATTCTTAAATAGAGAAGTAGACAAAATAATAGATGAAATAAAGTCTAGTGATAAAGTTCAAAAACTAATAGAAAAATATAATGTTACAGAACAAGAAATAATAACGAAATTAGATTTATTTATTCAAGTTTTAGAAAATGAATCATTAGAAAATGATAAGGATTTTGAAATTTCTTTTAAAAGAGATGAAGACGGAGAAATTAAAAGAATTTTTACATCTTCTTTAAAAAGAAAAAGAAACATATATAAAGAAAACTTTTGATTAACAAATATTTCTGTTGTTGATATTGAAAAAGACTTAAAAGATTTAATGAGAGATAATAGCATAAAAAATTCTGATATAAATAAAAGATACATTGACTTAGTTAAAATGTATAAAAAAAATAATCTTGGCTTTTTTTTATATGGAAATAATGGAGTAGGAAAAAGTACATTTTTAAAATCTTCTGCTGTAACATATGCAAAAGAAGGATTTAGTGTAGCGTTTATTAATATACCTATTTTTCAACAACATTTAATGGATAAAATTAGTGAAAAAAAACTTAATTTATCCGAAATTATTGAAAAATTAAAAAAAGTTGATGTTTTATATTTGGATGATTTGGGTTTAGAAAAAAAGTCAGATTGATTTAGAGACACTGTTCTTTTACAAGTTTTAGAAAATAGATATTTTAATAAAAAGAAAACTTTCTTTTCTTCTTATTTCAGTATTAATCAATTAGAAGAAGTTTATTTAGCAATTATTGAAAATGAACACAAAAAAGCTAAAAATAATTTATCAGAAATTGAAAAATTAAAAATATCAAAATTTATTAACCGAATAAAAAGTTTATCAGTTGAATATGAAATAAAAGGAGAAAAGATTTCTATTTAG
- the coaE gene encoding dephospho-CoA kinase (Dephospho-CoA kinase (CoaE) performs the final step in coenzyme A biosynthesis.) gives MIAIIGKYGSGKTTFLKKIESYGFSVLYTDDFFKKCYEKNEECYCIIKESLGQEFVDDKSVLKNKLREFIIENKNNINIIEKLVYPVLEDHLKNNKYDFVEIPNLFTQNANFAKYFEQIFNIEISEEQRLKNIEKKYVDKKTSKLNNKLNNGKKGKKVVNIMWEDTHKKDFFIDFLKSLKLL, from the coding sequence ATGATTGCGATAATTGGTAAATATGGTTCAGGTAAAACCACCTTTTTAAAAAAAATTGAATCTTATGGCTTTTCGGTTTTATATACAGATGACTTTTTTAAAAAATGTTATGAAAAAAATGAAGAATGCTATTGCATTATTAAAGAATCGTTAGGTCAAGAATTTGTAGACGATAAATCAGTTTTAAAAAACAAATTAAGAGAATTTATTATAGAAAACAAAAATAATATAAATATAATCGAAAAATTAGTTTATCCCGTTTTAGAAGATCATTTAAAAAATAATAAATATGATTTTGTCGAAATTCCTAATTTATTTACTCAAAATGCAAATTTTGCTAAATATTTTGAACAAATTTTTAATATTGAAATAAGCGAAGAACAAAGATTAAAAAACATTGAAAAAAAGTATGTAGATAAAAAAACATCAAAATTAAATAATAAACTAAACAACGGAAAAAAAGGCAAAAAAGTTGTTAATATAATGTGAGAAGATACGCATAAAAAAGATTTTTTTATTGATTTTTTAAAATCTCTAAAATTGCTATAA
- a CDS encoding 5'-3' exonuclease, producing the protein MNKKILLVDANLLLFKSFYGTFYTKLTNKTGTPTSAINAFFNSLFNIINYVDPDYLYLAFDSEEKTERHKLYANYKEGRKKAPEELWVQFDWIKKILKSLNIVYENVPGYEADDLIATIAKRYCDENQIFIFSDDKDLLQLVDKNVSVISKKRQEITEWNYLNFFVNEDLFPKQIIDFKALAGDSSDNIKGVPGIGEVSAKKLLNKYSNIDSIYRHIDDFSLPMQQKLLEAKEQVYLFREIIKLNSQAKTNYDLDSIRLRISTSKETFEILDFLELKRIKGILEIY; encoded by the coding sequence ATGAATAAAAAAATTTTACTAGTAGATGCTAATTTACTACTTTTCAAGTCATTTTATGGAACATTTTATACAAAATTGACTAATAAAACAGGTACACCAACTTCTGCAATAAATGCGTTTTTTAATAGTTTATTTAACATTATTAATTACGTTGATCCAGATTATTTATATTTAGCATTTGATTCTGAGGAAAAAACAGAAAGACACAAATTATATGCAAATTATAAGGAAGGTAGAAAAAAAGCTCCAGAAGAATTATGGGTTCAATTTGATTGAATAAAAAAAATATTAAAGTCTCTTAATATAGTATATGAAAATGTGCCAGGTTATGAAGCAGATGATTTAATAGCAACAATTGCTAAAAGATACTGCGATGAAAATCAAATTTTTATTTTTTCAGATGATAAAGATTTATTACAATTAGTGGATAAAAATGTATCTGTTATAAGTAAAAAAAGACAAGAAATAACAGAATGAAATTATTTAAATTTTTTTGTTAACGAAGATTTATTTCCAAAACAAATAATTGATTTTAAAGCACTTGCAGGTGATTCATCTGACAATATAAAAGGAGTTCCAGGAATCGGGGAAGTATCTGCAAAAAAATTATTAAATAAATACTCTAATATAGATTCTATATATAGACATATAGATGATTTTTCTTTACCTATGCAACAAAAACTTTTAGAAGCTAAAGAGCAAGTTTACTTATTTAGAGAAATTATAAAATTAAATTCACAAGCAAAAACTAATTATGATTTAGATTCTATAAGATTAAGAATCAGCACTTCCAAAGAAACATTTGAAATACTTGATTTTTTAGAACTAAAAAGAATAAAGGGTATATTGGAAATATATTAA